The following nucleotide sequence is from Triticum dicoccoides isolate Atlit2015 ecotype Zavitan chromosome 7B, WEW_v2.0, whole genome shotgun sequence.
tctaacaatttgacattaatctaattcatctaactaaaactaattctaaaatttcctgattatataactaacatttctataacaattctaatatttatataactaaaaaacagaaaaatttctaacatttctataaatatttctataactaaaaaacagaaaaaatttataacatttgtatataactaaaatttctaatatttatattactaaaaaacagaaaaaatgctaacatttctataaatatttctataactaaaaaacagaaaaaatttataacatttctatataactaacatttctaatatttatataactaaaaNNNNNNNNNNNNNNNNNNNNNNNNNNNNNNNNNNNNNNNNNNNNNNNNNNNNNNNNNNNNNNNNNNNNNNNNNNNNNNNNNNNNNNNNNNNNNNNNNNNNNNNNNNNNNNNNNNNNNNNNNNNNNNNNNNNNNNNNNNNNNNNNNNNNNNNNNNNNNNNNNNNNNNNNNNNNNNNNNNNNNNNNNNNNNNNNNNNNNNNNNNNNNNNNNNNNNNNNNNNNNNNNNNNNNNNNNNNNNNNNNNNNNNNNNNNNNNNNNNNNNNNNNNNNNNNNNNNNNNNNNNNNNNNNNNNNNNNNNNNNNNNNNNNNNNNNNNNNNNNNNNNNNNNNNNNNNNNNNNNNNNNNNNNGGCGACGgggatgacggggacggggacgaccggGGCGacgacgtcgacgggggcggcgacgaggggcggggacggccggggtcagcgacgaggggcgggggcggcgatgtcgacggggacgacgtcgatcggggcagggcggcgcgacggagggaggaaacagaggaaAGAAACAGAGGGAAAGTGAATTTTTTTCAACTCGTGTGTATATAggaaggacctttagtaccggttggagccaccaagcggtactaaaggtctgttttggccaggccaagcagcgGGAAGCGCATCCCTTTTAGTACCGggttgtggcaccaaccggtactaaagtggggggtctttagtaccggttggagccacaacccggtactaaagggggtgcgctggctccaggcggtgcgcaagtttagtcccacctcgctagccgaggggctaccgcactggtttataagccccagtgcgatagctctctcgagctcctctcctaagcaggcctactaggcctacccgttctcttctgccctgtgggcctactgggcctttgcgggcctgcgtcctggcccaacaaaaggttggtttcctagtcgtatgcaggccgctttgacccagtaggcgggcttttttattttcttatttttttcgctttacttatttttgttttatttatttttgagttgttttttgttgtatttatagtttttttgtgaatattttttctttaggtacaaaaaattacaaactttctgttagtgtcggtagttttcaaatttgaatagtttaaattttgaattatttgaaatttgtgtgaatcactagtttgtgaataacttaactttgaaaaaagatttttcagtgatttgaaatgctttttaatttcagggtcatttagctagaaaaaatcagtaaatgcatgaaaagaatttgtttgcacataaaaaaaATTCGCGTtttaaatgccaaaacacataactattctaactattacagagattccctcctgcgtgtgaaacacagaagaaagtgatgatagtgaagccgatcacatcccagatctttgggtatgaaactttttcttcgcgtgtgtccctttgcgccatagccatggaaaatcttcatcatttaactggatgccctggtcaatattcactgtgaatggagcaatttcatcaaacttttcataatcttttgacatgtctgtcttgtcatccactcccacgatgtttctttttcctgaaagaactatgtggcgctttggctcgtcgtatgatccattcgcttccttatcttttctttttctcggcctggtagacatgtctttcacataaaaaacctgcaccacatcattggctaggacgaatggttcgtctgcatacgcaagattgttgagatccactgttgttattccgtactgcgggtcttccgttaccccgcctcatgtcatattgacccatttgcaccgaaacaaagggaccttcaaatcacctccatagttaagttcccatatgtcctctatgtaaccataatatatttcctttcccgtgttggttgttgcatcaaagcggacaccactgttttggttggtgctcttcttatcttgggagatcgtgtaaaatgtattcccatttatctggtaccctttgaaagtcattatattcgaagatggtaactgggacagcgagtacaggtgattttgaatatcgccatcattcagggcacattTCTGcaacaaccggcgaaagtcctcgtttgttcgcgtgtaatccagtcgtcagacttctccgggtgtttggagtgtacaaaattcttgtgttcctccatatacggagccaccaaggcggaattctgtagaactgtgtagtgtgcttcagtgagagaatgcccgtccatacatattatttgctgCCCTCATAGCGTGCCTTTTTCTTCGAGTCTGCCCTTATGCCCTGATTCAGGGACACCaattggcttaaggtcaggaataaagtcaatacaaaactcaatgacctcctcattttcatggcccttcgagatgcttccttctggcctagcacggttctgaacatatttcttcaagactctcatgaacctctcaaaggggaacatattgtgtagaaatacaggacccaaaacgttaatctcttcgcaaaggtgaactaggacgtgcgtcatgatgttgatgaaggatggtgggaacgtcaactcgaaactgacaagacattgcaccaaatcattctgtaaccttggtatgatttctggatcgattaccttctgagagattgcattgaggaatgcacatagcttcacaatggctaatcgaacgtttttcggtagaagccccctcaatgcaaccggaaggagttgcgtcataatcacgtggtagtcatgagactttaggttctggaacattttctctgtcatatttattattccctttatattcgacgagaagtcagacggtaccttcatgctgagcaggcattcaaagaagatttccttctcttctttggtaagagcgtagctggcctgaccctgatgtatgccgtcttttccgtgcatacgttgctggtcctcccgtgcctctgatgtatcttttgtcttcccatacacgcccaaaaagccaagcagggtcacgcaaagattcttcgtcacgtgcatcacgtcgattgcggagcggacctctagtctttccaatatggcaggtcccaaaatatagatttcttcttccacatgggtgcgcgtccgtcagcgtcctttggaacaggttgtccgccaggaccctttccaaagattaccttcaaatccttgaccatatcatgtacatcagcaccagtacggtggcgaggcttcgtccggtgatccgcctcacctttgaaatgcttgcctttctttcttacgggatgccttgatggaagaaatcgacgatgttccaggtacacattcttcctacaactatccaaatatatactgtcggtatcatccaaacagtgcgtgcatccgcggtatcccttgtttgtctgtcctgaaaggttactgagagcaggccaatcattgatggtcacgaacaacaacgcctttaggtcaaattcttcctgtccgtgctcatcccacgcacgtacacctgttccattccacagctgtaatagttcttcaactaatgggcttaggtacacatcaatgtcgttgccggtttGCTTAGTGCCTTGTATGAGCActgtcatcataatgaactttcgttTCATGCACaatcaaggaggaaggttatacaaacatagagtcacaggccatgtgctatggttgctgctctgctccccaaaaggattaatgccatctgcgcttagaccaaaccatacgttccttgggtcacctgcaaactcctcccagtactttctctcgatttttctccactgcgaaccgtcagcgggtactctcaactttccgtctttcttatggtcttctacgtgccaccgcatcgccttcgcatgctctttgttttggaacaaatgtttcaaccatggtattataggagcataccacatcaccgtggcaggaatcttcttcctggggcgctcgctctcgacatcaccagggtcatcgcgactgatcttataacgcaatgcatcgcataccgggcaagcgttcaaatcctcgtactcatcgtggtagaggatgcagtcattagggcatacatgtatcttctacacctctaaccctagagggcagacagccttctttgcttcatacgtactctcgggcaattcgttgtcctttggaagcatattatttatcattaccagcaactttccaaatcccttgtcagatacaccattctctgccttccattgcagcaattcaagtgtggtgcccaacttttttttgtcagcttcgcaattcgggtacaacaatttcttgtgatcctctaacatgcgctgcaacttcgtcctctccagatcacttgcgcagtttctctttgcatcggcaatggcccgacctagatcatcagcgggctcatctgatgcctcttcttcagcttcttcccgcattgccggctcagcttcttcaccCATTGTTGTAtcgtcgtattcagggaacccatggccaggatagccgtcgtcgtcctcttcttcttcattgtcttccatcataacccctatttctccgtgcttggtccaaacattatagtggggcatgaaaccggactcaaataggtggacgtgaatggttcttgacgtagagtaactgtgaccattcttacagccagcacatggacaaggcataaaaccattcgCCCGCttatttgcctcagcggcaagcagaaaagtatgcacgccattaatgaactcgggagagcatcggtcatcatacatccattgtcggctcatcttcattacacaacaccgaacagaccaaattaatacaagttcataaataaagttcatacataaagttcatatacatcacttaattaaatgcaacatacaaataactctctaactaaagaatttaaatgcaacaacaaatgcgatcaagatcgcagctaaggtaacaattgattcaacagcataatgataccaagccacactatcaatggcatattttctaatctttctaatcttcaacctcattttctccatcttgatcttgtgatcatcatcggcaacatgcaactccaattccatcttctccccctcaattcttttcaatttttctttcaaatactcgttttctctttcaattaaatttaacctctcgacaatagggtcggttggaatttctggttcacatacctcctagataaaaatatctatgtcaacttgatgggcataatttgtcataaacacgaaatccagcaactagttttaaaagagaatataccacatccgaatcataacaaggacgagggccgacggggacggatatcaaaaccatggcactatgtataacaaacaacgtacgggtaagataattatgggAGTAACTatgtatccaaatcacacaaacatcaatttggtaatgtaaaacattcatgaacaagagcctcaccacaaggtggtgccggcgacgggacggtgcgggcgatcgacggtggttacgacggagatttagaaggcagtaagtaaaccacacctacatatgcaaactaagtgttatttttgacctcaaattgcatataaatcaaatactagcaaatataattcctcccaaattaatcactatacaaagcattgcaagggctaatctagcaatgagagttgaaacgacaaagttgctaacctttgtgatcatttgaatggatggaggccttcaaatcttgacaaattttgggcaaaatttgtgaggagctcgaggaagagaggggaagaacagaggaagtgagtggaaaggggaagaacagagtggctcgggtggacgaagggtttatgtacgtcgacctttagtaccggttcgtgccacgaactggtactgaaggtgctggacgggccccagactgacaacatcctgccaccactctctttagtactggttcgtggcacgaaccggtgctaaaggttcgccacgaaccggtattaatgagaacggccggctagccgttggaaccggcactaatggacacattagtgccggctcaaaattaaaccggcactaatgtgtctcagatttgccccTTTTTGTACTAgtgtttggtcccggttggtggcaccagccgggacaaaaggtccccctgcctgggcaagccgctACGGCCACGTGAAGCCCTATCTATACCGCTTCCCgatcgaactgggactaaaggtggaggGCTTTAgttacgaccctttagtcccggttcgtgaaccgggacaaatggtcctCACGAACCGGTTCGAAtggccatttttctactagtggccaTCCATCATTCACTCGTCGGCGACAACCATCTTGATCGTGGGAGATACGTTCTGGCCCGTGACCAGAGTGCCAAAGTTAACGGGCTCGCCGTACTTGGGGCCGTTGCCGTAGAAGAGGGCTACGACGCCGCGTTTGATAGTGGCGTGCGTGGGGTGAAGCATGTCATGTACTCATCGTGCTAGGCGGCGGGTCACGCCATCGTGCCCAGGTGGCTGCACATCACCTCCACGTTGAGCTTCCTGGCTGGGCCCGCAACACGCCGTCTTTACCTGCCTCAGCCCTGGCCGTGCGTGCAGAGAGTCCACAGGAATTAGTTCATGCACCTTCGTACGAACCCTAGCTGCTAGTTCATATGTACCGGCTACGAGCGAGTTGGCCATCATGctgttgatgatgttgtagttggCGGCGATGGAGTACTTGAGCTCCTTTATGGTGGCCGTGGCGGCCTCGGCGAGCTTGGCCCTGAGGAGGCCGTTGAAAGCCAGCGCCAGGGAGTTGGTGTGCTTGTTTTTACAAGCGGAAAATATTTAATTTTCTAATCAACTTGAACTACTCTCTTATTTTAATTTAAACTTCTTCGTTTTATTTGTAGAATCAACAAAATCCAAAAAAATTAACTGCTTTGTTATAATTTGAACTTCTTGATTTTATTTGTACAAACGGGCAAAAGAGATTTTCTTTATAAAAACTGAACTGCTCTATTTTATAAAACAAAatgtgaacttcttggttttatttttataatcaagaaaaatacaaaaaattataaacattgaacttctctattattttaatttgaaattTTTGGTTTTCTCTAAACaggaaaaatctgattttttttgtgtAAACATTGAAGtgcttagttttttttgttttagttTCTTAGTTTTATTTTTAGAAATGCGCAAAAGCCTTTTTTTGTAAAAAAttgaacttctttgttattttAATTTTGATAACCTCACCATGTTTACTCATGTGTACTTTGAGGGATTGTTCTTAACTTTTCTATACTAACTTTTAATTTTTTATTTATAAGATTTTGGAATTTCTAATTATTTTTCACATGACATTTTTATTTTCAAagctctaacttcttgtttattttAATGTAAACTTTTGcattttttattttatgttttatttTACTTCATTTCTATTGGAACCATGCCAACCTGTCGTCGCAATAGCAATTGAACTTTTAGTATTTTGTCCAGTAAACTTCTAGCGTTTCTTTTTACTCCATCCAATCCTTTTTACTTCACATATAAGATTTgtttgaagtcaaacttcgtaaagtttaaccaactttataggaaaaacatcaacattcacaatacggtTCAATATCATTAGATGCATCATTAATTTAATTTTCATATTTTGTAGCTTTAGTATTGTATatattgatattttttcatataaagatAGTCGAACTTTATAAAATTTGACTCAGACAATTCTTAAATGAgagtataaaggaccaaagggagtACTTTCTTTTGCTTTCTCGTAGTGTCATGAACTCTCTGGTATTTTTACTTCTCCAAACTCTCCCATGACTCAACCCCAAACTTGTGACTTCTTTTAACCATGAAACCTCTAGAGTTTCTTTGAACATTTTTAGCTATCGTCTTTGAACTTTCCAAACTTGCGTTCGGTTAAAGTTCCGCTCATATAACAAGGTGAATTGCTCCCTGACAAAAATAAGGAATTGCTACACTTGGTGGAATGAACGTCTCAAACGCAAACATGAATTTTTCAAGCAAATCAAAAACatacaaaaaaaaggaaaatatagATCACCATTCATTTGGCCTAGCCTGCAGGTAAACATTTGGCCCGGCCTGGCCGGGTCAAGGTCTGGCCCATCTCTTAAGTCTTTAACAACTTGTAGTTTCCTGCCTCTTCATGGACAGCTAGAGTAGAAGGGatgcttttcttctttttcttaacATAGTACAATTGAAGCCGCTCACATACACGAGAATACACTCACCTCTGTAAACGCACGCATGCACAACCTGAACCCTATGAGTACCCGTCAAGTCTAGGGCTTGAACCCTGATGAGTTGGGATATCACTGTCTTCATAACAATCCAACCACATGTGTAGTAGGGCTTCTGATAACACGTGGACATATCTTTATATTTTTGTTGGCTAGCAAAGCATATCGATCTCAAAAGATATAGGGTGACCACAAACTACTGTGCTATGTGTGTCTGTGTAGTTTGTGTGATTGGCTCGGCTAGGTACTGTGTCGGATCCATCTTCTCGCGGTACCATGCACTGCATGCATAATTGCATGTGATCGGATGGACCTCACAATTGACCACAAGGACGACTCACATCTATGTACTGtttctcttttcctttttctaTGATCTCAAGATCGATCACATATTTATGCAGCTGATAATTAAGCATGTATGCAAATTTTGTAGATCGTGTCAGATGTTGAATTATCGATGCATCATGCATTGCACACCACACGCGGGCCGGATAGGACAAGATTTATTTACTTAACCACTTTATTAGTTCCACATACTAATAATTGaagcacaaaactcaacacaagatGGAGCTAGCAGCACGTACGCATGGAATAATTAACGGGAAAATCATCCTCTTATTGAGTGCTAGCTCCTAGCTAGCTAGTTAGCAGCTGCTGCAAATTTTAAATCATCATTATTTCGAATTAGGCAAGCATGCCGACGACGAACGTCGCCGTTTACTGGCAGTCGACCACCATCTTGATCGCGGGAGATAGGTTCTGGCCCGTGACCAGCGTGCCGAAGTTGACGGGCTCGCCGTACTTGGGGCCGTTGCCGTAGAAGAGGGCGACGACACCGCGCTGGATGGTGGCGTGAGTGGGGTGGAGCATGTCCCAGAACATGTAGTCATCGTGCTCCGCGGCGGGGCACGCCGTCGTGCCCTGGTGGCTGCACATTACCTCCGCGTTGAGCTTCCCCGAACCGCAGCACGCCGTCTTCACCTGCCTCAGCCCTGGCCATGTATGGAAACAGTCCACATGAATTAGTTCATGCACGTACGTACAAGAATCTTGCTGCGTGCGTACAATCGAATAAAATGGTTAGCGTATCTGCGTGCGTACCGGCTACGAGCGAGTTGTCCATCATGTCGTTGAGGATGTTGTAGTTGGCGGCGATGGAGTACTTGAGCTCCTTCATGGTAGTCGCGGAAGCCTCGGCGAGCTTAGCCCTTAGGAGGCCATTGAATGCTTGCGCCAGGGAGTTGGCCTGCTCGTTGCACTCGCCATTGGGCATGCCGACCCTCTGCCCCGGCGTGCACCCGATCGGCGGCACATCAAGGATCCCCACCATTCGCGCTCCCATGTTGTAGAGCGCCTGGATGTGCTCGATGTAGGTGGTGACCATCTTGACGACATAGGCCTGGGGGCTGGCCGTGGAGGGGTCGAAGGCCGAGAAGTCGTTGCCGCCACCGCTGAGGAGGAAGAGGGACCGCGCCAGGTGCTCCTCCTTGCTTGGGTAGCAAATCATGTTGTCCGCCGCCTTCTTGAAGTACTCGACTTGTGTGCGCATCGTGAGCGTCCCTTTTCCCTGCAAAAGATCGATGTGTTATGCATATAATTAACCAGCAAATATATG
It contains:
- the LOC119336681 gene encoding GDSL esterase/lipase At5g33370-like isoform X1, with the protein product MARSIALVCFLVVGLCLVGAVCASTVVAGGKNGGRLVNAVYVFGDSLVDVGNNDYLPAPAPRANRPYGMDLPGKPTGRFTNGYNLADVISQRVGFEMSPKPYLSMLPHDKILLGLCKIGANYASGGSGILDTTGKGTLTMRTQVEYFKKAADNMICYPSKEEHLARSLFLLSGGGNDFSAFDPSTASPQAYVVKMVTTYIEHIQALYNMGARMVGILDVPPIGCTPGQRVGMPNGECNEQANSLAQAFNGLLRAKLAEASATTMKELKYSIAANYNILNDMMDNSLVAGLRQVKTACCGSGKLNAEVMCSHQGTTACPAAEHDDYMFWDMLHPTHATIQRGVVALFYGNGPKYGEPVNFGTLVTGQNLSPAIKMVVDCQ